The following coding sequences are from one Maledivibacter sp. window:
- a CDS encoding lactate dehydrogenase — protein MFYYNLDNEILFSSSKYDDLKEISEKDAMGNTHNIFLLKKMEPLKSRRSFSVSDPSLVYDQDEGVNLLQKKDPVNFTLPNWIIDKINHRKVTCINTEYPNWKDVLNNSSPKKWIVNVLGLGDVGGTLITGLRLLGGDCISEVGIYDRGDSKKRRWVLEGNQILSAFDGRSYPRIKGVSLEELFDCDMFVFCASVGVPPAHEKVEDVRMIQFQGNSKILETYANMARKRGFKGIFAVVSDPVDLLCKSVFLTSNTDKNGELDYKGLAPEQIRGYGLGVMHARAAYYSSLSPETSHYINEGRAYGPHGEGLIIADSIENYNPEISLHLTQKAKEANLEVRGTGFKPYIAPALSSGSLSLIATIKGDWHYSTTYMGGVFMGAKNRLASTGTEIERLKLPKPLIDRLQKTYKKLESII, from the coding sequence ATGTTTTATTATAATCTAGATAATGAAATATTATTTTCAAGTAGTAAGTATGATGACTTAAAGGAAATAAGTGAAAAAGATGCCATGGGAAATACACATAATATTTTTCTTTTGAAGAAAATGGAGCCATTAAAGTCTAGAAGAAGCTTTTCTGTATCTGATCCGTCATTAGTATATGACCAAGATGAGGGGGTCAATCTTCTACAAAAAAAGGACCCAGTAAACTTTACTTTACCTAATTGGATAATAGATAAAATAAATCATAGAAAGGTTACTTGTATAAATACTGAATATCCCAATTGGAAAGATGTACTAAATAATTCAAGCCCTAAAAAATGGATAGTAAATGTTTTAGGACTTGGAGATGTAGGTGGAACCCTAATTACAGGGCTAAGATTATTAGGGGGAGATTGCATTTCTGAGGTGGGAATCTATGATAGAGGAGATAGCAAAAAAAGGAGATGGGTTCTTGAAGGAAATCAAATACTCTCAGCCTTTGATGGAAGATCCTATCCACGTATTAAAGGAGTCAGCCTTGAAGAGCTATTTGATTGTGATATGTTTGTATTTTGTGCAAGTGTAGGTGTACCACCTGCCCATGAGAAGGTGGAGGATGTAAGAATGATTCAGTTTCAGGGAAACTCTAAAATTTTGGAAACCTATGCAAATATGGCTAGAAAGCGTGGGTTTAAGGGAATATTTGCAGTAGTGTCTGACCCTGTAGACCTACTATGCAAATCGGTTTTTTTAACCAGCAACACCGATAAAAATGGAGAATTGGACTATAAGGGATTGGCTCCAGAGCAAATTAGGGGATATGGACTTGGTGTAATGCATGCCCGTGCCGCTTATTATTCAAGCTTAAGCCCTGAAACCTCCCATTATATAAATGAAGGTAGGGCCTATGGCCCCCACGGTGAGGGTCTTATTATTGCCGACAGTATAGAAAACTATAATCCAGAGATATCCTTACATCTAACCCAAAAAGCAAAGGAAGCAAATCTAGAGGTTAGAGGAACAGGGTTCAAGCCATACATCGCACCGGCCCTATCGTCGGGGAGTTTATCTCTTATAGCGACCATCAAAGGGGATTGGCACTATAGTACTACATATATGGGCGGAGTTTTTATGGGAGCAAAGAATAGATTAGCTTCTACGGGTACGGAAATAGAGAGACTAAAGCTACCAAAACCATTAATCGATCGTCTACAAAAAACCTATAAAAAACTGGAGAGTATAATATGA
- a CDS encoding cytidyltransferase: MTGSFANELYRKICDSLLDKGVLKQISLSSGIVEKHIKSDHFKYQVNKIVIHNDYSCKAVLVLCKELIEYLMKGKLPEDWLFYVYQYALSRSFPDAVTIRLYGNLNNACILYLEVLKVVLESQKISGDNSWESNYPLNFLAKEEENELENIEEYKNFKRAFEDEYVYEMMKLNQEVMGYSSLQHISGVHYLALFIGRQLKAAGVSIDLGRVSGSAAGHDIGKFGCKGAELKRVPYYHYYYTDVWFKKHNITYIRNIAINHSTWDLELENLSLESLVLIYSDFRVKKKENRMHIYSLQESFDVVLNKLDNLDKAKEKRYSRVYAKLKDFEDYILDLGINVDVKPEKTNLQKSQIRKKYYSLMRGKDIIKNLKYLSITHNINLMYKLRDEFSLNSIIEKARSEEDTNNLRSYLNGFQEYSTYLTQKQKLITVRFLYEQLVHPEDDIRIQCANIIGALIATFDEVYRKEVPENVVLEPPGYAAYELFDDYLNLFLFPSRQIIPTHQRWIGKSMKLMVASLFSNCPKHQIKDFIKVLLKYYKKDMKQSHQLKLNILNTAKYIPVNECEEYEIENLLDYIRDNVYGENNDLRLSALETIYNLIPKLDRNSRTLNFIKKDFGLDIKYSGFAVENFLKLKIAKLLELDHSVVLQYEEFCNRDEEKMPSMFLSNLKTATDWVTKKYQVELIMEHTLNNLDNMGIHTAMHFCNLLKVSASENVRNKGGEALIKIVPNLPFDQRNDIVVELLRALEIEGYQFTKYITNYLGRLMLYLQPVELDELICDFIEKIRQSSPNVICLLLKTISICITNYPKYKDFFDETEKSYNDRYIKMLGILLNGLVNNNMQVRQVAFSVIGIDIFGSKQLSLEGKYNIFKLVAKKILTLLGNRKETRELYFLTNSAGLNHIYRFISDYKFYNGPIKLDDQRKIAFFPGSFDPFSLSHKEIAREIRNLGFEVYLAIDEFSWSKRTQPNLIRRNIIRMSIADELGIHLFPSDFQINIANDKDLEKLRTAFPMTDIHIVAGSDVVLNASAYKKYAEESILSFSHIVFDRKNLYVSESSDSDLDKIINEIKGNVIRLSLSFQYEDISSTQIRNYIDQNRDISSLVDPLVQKYIYENSLYRREPQYKTLIQTKSISVEVVEGISENLLTQLTTFLSKYNEKSYDILKNIFKKLWPRVMILRDIKNNGKILGFSIFHWIRSNMIFKEFQDNIVSEYIRKNYVGRIILIDGIFVNKDSHISNLEQIILTETLAFSLAKDYTYGIFRNVIDGYSCDTLHEAVQLQGFQLVPECDPKKPVFAVSMIAPCTLYLGVETFIKEPFVSNLKVTDVINHCRKRLQKAIVDLYPGNLVLAIDKQMVYENLIKKICDENGVPTIPTIPRKLGEDMCVPFGQILKGYIIPNTITKSMHTEKYFWPDAKEYDISAYPYYMNLENQVKMISSFDRPLILVDDLLHKGYRIKALDPILKKVNVEVKKIFTGILSGRGKELMDMQDREVDFAYFIPKLNVWFNESAMYPYIGGDTLWRGVYPKRNLVPSINLILPYTSPTFIKGTSNEAIYNLSKVSIENAIEILTVLEAEYQKINERSLTLAHLGEVFIYPRCPDHGENMNYDLKLNPSHYLKNDLTILERLEYTICKE; the protein is encoded by the coding sequence ATGACTGGTTCTTTTGCAAATGAATTGTATAGAAAAATTTGTGATAGTCTTTTAGACAAAGGGGTATTAAAGCAGATATCGTTATCTTCAGGTATTGTAGAGAAGCATATAAAATCAGATCATTTTAAATATCAAGTAAATAAAATAGTTATACATAATGATTATTCATGTAAAGCAGTACTAGTTTTATGTAAAGAATTAATAGAGTATTTGATGAAGGGTAAGCTACCTGAGGACTGGCTTTTCTATGTTTATCAATATGCCCTTAGCAGATCCTTCCCAGATGCAGTTACCATAAGACTTTATGGAAATTTAAACAATGCCTGCATATTATATTTAGAAGTTTTAAAGGTCGTATTGGAGAGCCAAAAAATATCCGGTGATAATAGCTGGGAGAGTAACTATCCCCTTAATTTTTTAGCTAAGGAAGAAGAGAATGAGCTTGAAAATATTGAAGAGTACAAAAATTTCAAAAGGGCCTTTGAGGATGAATATGTATATGAGATGATGAAGCTAAACCAAGAGGTTATGGGCTATAGTTCTCTACAGCATATTTCTGGGGTACATTATTTAGCCCTTTTTATAGGACGACAATTAAAGGCTGCAGGAGTGTCAATAGATTTGGGAAGGGTTTCGGGTTCTGCTGCTGGACATGATATAGGTAAGTTTGGATGTAAGGGAGCAGAGTTAAAAAGAGTTCCATATTATCACTATTATTATACTGATGTATGGTTTAAGAAGCATAATATAACATATATTAGAAATATTGCAATCAATCATTCAACTTGGGATCTGGAATTGGAAAATTTATCCCTTGAGAGTCTTGTATTGATATATTCAGATTTTAGAGTAAAGAAAAAAGAAAATCGTATGCATATATATAGTCTACAGGAATCCTTTGATGTGGTTCTAAATAAACTAGATAACCTTGATAAAGCAAAGGAAAAAAGGTACTCAAGGGTATATGCTAAGCTTAAAGACTTTGAAGATTATATACTTGATCTAGGAATAAATGTAGATGTTAAGCCTGAGAAAACAAACCTTCAAAAATCACAAATAAGGAAAAAATACTATTCACTGATGCGAGGAAAGGATATAATAAAAAATCTTAAATATCTTTCTATAACCCATAATATAAATCTTATGTATAAGCTAAGAGATGAATTTTCATTAAACTCCATAATAGAAAAGGCGCGAAGTGAAGAAGATACCAATAATTTAAGAAGCTATTTAAATGGTTTTCAGGAATATTCAACATATCTTACTCAGAAACAGAAACTGATAACCGTAAGATTTTTATATGAGCAACTAGTTCATCCCGAGGATGATATTAGAATCCAGTGTGCCAACATTATTGGAGCCTTGATTGCTACCTTTGATGAGGTGTATAGAAAAGAAGTGCCAGAAAATGTGGTGTTAGAGCCTCCGGGATATGCTGCCTATGAGTTGTTTGACGATTATCTAAATTTATTTCTATTTCCAAGTAGACAGATTATTCCTACACATCAAAGATGGATCGGAAAAAGCATGAAATTAATGGTGGCATCATTATTTTCCAATTGTCCTAAGCACCAAATTAAGGATTTCATAAAAGTCCTATTAAAGTATTATAAAAAGGATATGAAGCAAAGTCATCAATTAAAGTTAAATATATTAAATACCGCAAAGTACATTCCTGTAAATGAATGCGAAGAATATGAAATTGAAAATTTGCTGGATTATATAAGGGATAACGTTTATGGGGAAAATAATGATCTGAGATTATCGGCCCTCGAAACTATATATAATTTAATACCTAAGCTAGATAGGAATTCTAGAACTTTAAATTTTATTAAGAAGGACTTTGGTCTTGATATAAAATATTCTGGGTTTGCTGTAGAAAACTTTTTAAAGTTAAAGATTGCTAAGCTCCTTGAACTAGATCATTCAGTAGTTTTACAGTATGAGGAGTTTTGTAATAGGGATGAAGAAAAAATGCCAAGCATGTTCTTGAGTAATCTCAAGACAGCAACTGATTGGGTCACAAAGAAATATCAAGTAGAGCTTATAATGGAACACACCTTAAATAATCTAGATAATATGGGTATACATACTGCTATGCATTTTTGTAACCTTCTAAAGGTTAGTGCCAGTGAAAATGTAAGAAATAAAGGCGGAGAAGCTTTGATTAAAATAGTACCTAATTTACCATTTGATCAAAGAAATGATATTGTAGTAGAGCTTTTAAGGGCCCTAGAAATAGAAGGTTATCAATTTACAAAATATATAACTAACTATCTTGGAAGACTTATGCTTTATTTACAGCCCGTTGAACTAGATGAATTAATATGTGACTTTATAGAGAAGATAAGACAGTCAAGTCCCAATGTAATATGCCTTTTATTAAAGACCATCAGTATATGTATAACCAATTATCCTAAATATAAGGATTTCTTTGATGAAACGGAGAAATCATACAATGATAGATATATAAAGATGCTAGGAATATTATTGAATGGACTCGTAAACAACAACATGCAAGTAAGGCAAGTGGCATTTAGCGTTATTGGTATAGACATATTTGGGTCCAAGCAATTAAGTTTAGAGGGAAAATACAATATATTCAAGCTTGTTGCAAAAAAGATTCTTACTTTACTAGGAAACCGAAAAGAAACAAGGGAATTATACTTTTTAACTAATTCCGCAGGATTAAATCATATTTATAGATTTATTTCAGACTACAAATTTTATAATGGGCCTATTAAACTTGACGATCAAAGAAAAATTGCTTTTTTCCCTGGAAGCTTTGATCCATTTTCTTTGAGTCATAAGGAAATCGCCAGAGAAATAAGAAATTTGGGCTTTGAAGTTTATTTAGCTATTGATGAATTCTCATGGTCTAAGAGAACACAGCCTAATTTAATACGAAGAAATATTATTAGGATGTCTATTGCCGATGAACTAGGTATACATTTATTCCCTAGTGATTTTCAGATAAACATTGCAAATGACAAAGATTTGGAAAAATTACGTACTGCCTTTCCAATGACAGATATTCACATTGTTGCAGGAAGTGATGTAGTATTAAACGCATCGGCATATAAGAAGTATGCGGAGGAATCCATATTATCCTTTTCCCATATAGTATTTGATAGAAAAAACCTTTATGTTTCAGAAAGTAGTGATTCCGATCTTGATAAAATAATTAATGAAATAAAAGGTAATGTAATAAGATTATCCTTATCCTTTCAATATGAAGACATAAGTTCTACTCAGATTAGAAATTACATAGATCAAAATAGGGATATATCCAGTTTGGTCGATCCACTAGTACAAAAATATATTTATGAGAACAGCTTATATAGAAGAGAACCTCAATACAAGACTCTTATTCAAACTAAATCTATTTCCGTAGAGGTTGTAGAGGGTATATCGGAAAATCTTTTGACTCAATTGACTACATTTTTATCTAAATATAATGAAAAGTCCTATGATATATTGAAAAATATATTCAAAAAGCTTTGGCCAAGGGTAATGATTCTCAGGGATATAAAGAATAATGGTAAAATACTAGGTTTTTCAATTTTTCATTGGATACGTTCAAACATGATTTTTAAGGAATTTCAAGATAACATTGTTTCAGAATATATACGTAAAAATTATGTAGGTAGAATCATTCTTATAGATGGAATATTTGTAAATAAGGATTCCCATATATCTAATTTAGAACAAATCATACTTACTGAAACCCTTGCTTTTTCTTTAGCAAAGGACTATACCTATGGAATCTTTAGAAATGTAATAGATGGATATTCCTGTGATACCCTGCATGAAGCCGTACAGCTCCAGGGATTTCAGTTAGTACCGGAGTGTGATCCTAAGAAGCCCGTTTTTGCAGTGAGTATGATAGCTCCATGCACCCTATATCTGGGGGTTGAAACATTTATTAAAGAACCCTTTGTTAGCAATTTAAAGGTAACAGATGTGATAAATCACTGTAGAAAAAGACTTCAGAAAGCTATCGTAGACCTTTATCCTGGGAATTTAGTATTAGCTATTGATAAGCAAATGGTTTATGAAAACCTCATAAAAAAGATATGTGATGAAAATGGGGTTCCTACTATTCCGACCATACCTAGAAAATTAGGTGAAGACATGTGTGTTCCCTTCGGACAAATTCTAAAGGGATATATAATACCCAATACTATAACAAAATCTATGCATACTGAAAAATATTTTTGGCCTGATGCTAAGGAATATGATATAAGTGCATATCCATATTATATGAATCTAGAAAATCAGGTTAAAATGATCAGTTCATTTGATAGGCCACTAATATTAGTAGATGACCTTTTGCATAAAGGCTATAGAATAAAAGCCCTAGATCCAATACTCAAGAAGGTTAATGTGGAGGTTAAAAAAATTTTTACGGGAATACTATCAGGACGGGGTAAGGAACTTATGGATATGCAGGATAGAGAGGTTGATTTTGCTTATTTCATACCAAAGTTAAATGTTTGGTTTAATGAAAGCGCCATGTATCCATATATAGGTGGGGATACTCTTTGGAGAGGGGTCTATCCAAAGAGAAATCTTGTTCCATCAATTAATCTGATACTGCCATATACTTCGCCTACATTTATCAAAGGAACCTCTAATGAAGCAATATACAATCTATCAAAGGTTAGTATAGAAAATGCTATAGAAATATTAACGGTTCTAGAGGCTGAGTATCAGAAAATAAATGAGAGAAGTTTAACCCTGGCACATTTAGGAGAAGTATTTATTTACCCAAGATGCCCCGATCACGGTGAAAATATGAACTATGATTTAAAGCTTAATCCATCCCATTATCTGAAAAACGACTTGACCATTTTAGAACGTCTTGAATATACGATATGTAAAGAGTAG
- a CDS encoding ABC-ATPase domain-containing protein, whose translation MKNHRDFHDKLLQIDGKGYKAYKEIRGQYKFDDYVLSIDSVQGDPFASPSRGRIIISQDMAKFPSTLFDGIHKNIAVCDFLTRLFSHRIYKYYTKVKGSGKSGLLTVDKPGQEILRRTSVVIDDKHLEARFEVGLPAAGRRVLGREAIKIFFDALPKIIEYSLYYNNINTAALKKHVDLVVDQYYLRNELKKKGVISFIANGSILPRESGVSDKPLTNGAIPFVSPRHLEIEFDLPNKGKIKGMGIPEGITLIVGGGYHGKSTVLKALERSVYDHIEGDGREFVITTDRAIKIRAEDGRRIEKVNISPFINNLPNGQDTERFSTENASGSTSQAANIMEALEISTDLLLIDEDTCATNFMVRDKKMQELVTTDKEPITPFIDKVRFLYENLNISTIMVAGSSGDYFEVADNVIMMDKYIPYDVTDKAKQIIKDYSKSITNGSFYTSSPHRLLLSSSFPKNHKGTKIRAKGLSTIIYNKTEIDLKYLEQLVDSSQTNCISVIIEYISKNFSNNKLPISTVVDKVYETIESKGLDAISSFTGHPGNLALPRKHEIIATLNRFRLLKIK comes from the coding sequence TTGAAAAATCATAGGGATTTTCATGATAAACTTTTGCAAATCGATGGCAAAGGCTATAAAGCATATAAAGAAATTAGAGGTCAGTATAAATTTGATGATTACGTATTGTCAATAGATTCTGTACAAGGTGACCCCTTTGCTTCTCCATCAAGGGGAAGAATAATAATATCTCAAGATATGGCTAAGTTTCCATCAACACTATTTGATGGAATCCATAAAAATATCGCAGTGTGTGATTTTCTTACTAGACTTTTTTCCCATAGAATATATAAATACTATACCAAGGTCAAGGGTTCTGGAAAAAGTGGATTATTAACTGTGGACAAGCCTGGTCAGGAGATATTACGTAGAACCTCAGTAGTTATAGATGATAAACATTTAGAAGCAAGATTTGAAGTGGGGCTACCTGCGGCTGGAAGAAGGGTTTTGGGAAGAGAAGCCATTAAAATATTTTTTGATGCACTGCCTAAAATCATTGAATATTCTCTATACTATAACAATATCAATACAGCCGCGCTAAAAAAACATGTTGATTTAGTAGTAGATCAATATTATTTAAGGAATGAATTAAAGAAAAAAGGAGTTATTTCGTTTATTGCCAATGGTTCAATTTTACCTAGAGAAAGCGGGGTCTCAGATAAACCCCTAACTAATGGCGCTATTCCCTTTGTGAGTCCTAGACATCTTGAAATCGAATTTGACCTTCCAAACAAAGGGAAAATCAAAGGAATGGGTATCCCAGAAGGTATTACATTAATCGTTGGTGGAGGTTATCATGGTAAATCCACAGTTCTAAAGGCACTAGAGAGAAGCGTATACGATCATATTGAAGGTGATGGTCGGGAATTTGTAATCACCACAGATAGGGCCATTAAGATAAGGGCTGAGGATGGACGAAGAATTGAAAAGGTCAATATCTCTCCATTTATAAATAATCTTCCAAATGGTCAAGACACAGAAAGATTTTCAACAGAAAATGCCAGTGGAAGTACTTCACAGGCTGCAAATATAATGGAAGCCCTTGAAATTTCTACTGATCTTTTGCTGATTGACGAAGACACATGTGCAACAAATTTTATGGTTAGGGATAAAAAAATGCAAGAACTGGTTACAACGGATAAGGAACCCATAACACCTTTTATCGATAAAGTAAGATTTCTATATGAAAACCTGAATATATCAACTATTATGGTGGCTGGCAGCTCCGGTGACTATTTTGAGGTAGCAGATAACGTCATAATGATGGATAAATATATACCCTACGATGTTACTGATAAAGCAAAGCAAATCATCAAGGATTATAGTAAATCCATAACAAATGGCTCCTTTTATACCAGCAGTCCCCATAGATTACTTTTAAGTTCAAGTTTTCCCAAAAATCATAAAGGGACAAAGATAAGGGCAAAGGGTCTAAGCACAATTATTTACAACAAAACCGAAATAGATTTGAAATATTTAGAACAGCTTGTAGATAGCAGTCAAACAAACTGTATATCAGTTATTATTGAATACATATCCAAGAACTTTTCAAACAATAAATTGCCTATTTCTACTGTTGTTGACAAAGTATATGAAACTATCGAAAGTAAAGGTCTAGATGCCATATCATCATTTACAGGTCATCCTGGGAATCTAGCCTTACCTAGAAAACATGAGATAATAGCTACCTTAAATAGATTTAGATTACTAAAAATAAAATAG
- a CDS encoding YihY/virulence factor BrkB family protein, translating into MYKKRNKILPFMIEEIVSRFKFHNISAYGAQLAYFFLLSLFPFLIFLIAILSHFSISLDGAFDILSKVVPKEVIIIINDYVKALLPTGSINVLSISILAAIWSASRAINALINGLNNAYEVQETRGFIKKRILAMLFTVLVAFSIVLALTIPNMGMDFLLWLSKFIGLTNFVIKLWYYLRWVMIIFILFLVLGSLYLVAPNVRTKFKEIIPGTCFAIFGWIAISLGFSYFVNNFRNYTIVYGSLTAIIVLMIWLYLSGVILIIGGEMNCLYGIYKELNRKEDSIKV; encoded by the coding sequence ATGTATAAGAAGCGGAATAAAATATTACCATTTATGATTGAGGAAATAGTAAGTAGGTTTAAATTCCATAACATTTCTGCCTATGGGGCACAATTAGCATACTTTTTTTTACTATCCCTTTTTCCCTTTTTAATTTTCCTCATAGCAATCTTAAGCCATTTTTCCATATCCTTGGATGGGGCCTTTGATATCTTGTCGAAGGTTGTACCAAAAGAAGTGATAATTATCATTAATGATTATGTAAAAGCATTGCTGCCTACGGGGAGTATAAATGTATTATCAATATCTATTTTGGCAGCTATATGGTCGGCTTCAAGAGCAATAAATGCACTAATTAATGGACTAAATAACGCATATGAAGTTCAAGAAACAAGGGGATTTATTAAAAAGCGAATTCTTGCCATGCTTTTTACAGTTTTAGTAGCATTTTCAATAGTTTTAGCATTGACAATACCTAATATGGGAATGGATTTTTTATTATGGCTATCTAAATTTATTGGACTCACGAACTTTGTTATTAAGCTTTGGTATTATCTAAGATGGGTAATGATAATATTTATACTTTTCTTAGTTTTGGGTTCCCTATACCTAGTTGCACCAAACGTAAGAACAAAATTTAAAGAAATAATTCCAGGCACTTGCTTTGCAATTTTTGGTTGGATTGCCATATCCCTCGGATTTTCTTATTTCGTTAATAATTTTAGAAACTATACAATAGTATATGGGAGTTTGACAGCCATAATAGTTTTAATGATATGGTTATATTTGAGTGGAGTTATTTTAATTATTGGGGGAGAAATGAATTGCTTATATGGAATTTATAAGGAGCTTAATAGAAAAGAGGATTCCATAAAAGTGTGA
- a CDS encoding ABC transporter permease, whose product MIRTLNIEMLKLKRSTMIWVSLFGVAVAPILNYLIFLSLKANRPLDISAQRYFEQCYIFFAVLIAPMMFGLIATYIFNREYQDGTYGNMLTIPTGRTELIISKMIILFVWIILLVLFNFGISIFLNYMGLFIKFSKELISEYLIIYLLTGVLCFALMPVTIFITLIFKSYIPSMGFSIFVTISSLVLTDTKFGELFPWALTYLLSTSPKDFYYPISYSIASITLTFIISLAACIIYFNRLDIQ is encoded by the coding sequence TTGATTAGGACGTTAAATATTGAGATGTTAAAGTTAAAGAGATCAACTATGATATGGGTTAGCTTGTTTGGTGTAGCAGTAGCTCCAATACTTAATTACTTAATATTTCTGAGCTTAAAAGCCAATAGACCCTTAGATATTAGTGCCCAAAGATATTTTGAGCAATGTTACATATTTTTTGCAGTTTTAATAGCACCAATGATGTTTGGACTAATAGCTACATATATTTTTAATAGAGAATATCAAGATGGGACATATGGGAATATGTTAACTATTCCAACTGGGAGAACAGAGCTGATTATTAGTAAAATGATAATTCTATTTGTATGGATTATTTTACTTGTACTATTTAACTTCGGAATATCTATTTTTTTAAACTACATGGGATTGTTTATTAAATTTAGTAAAGAACTGATAAGTGAATATTTAATAATATATTTATTAACTGGGGTCCTATGTTTTGCTTTGATGCCAGTGACTATATTTATAACTTTAATATTTAAGAGCTACATTCCTTCTATGGGATTTAGCATTTTTGTTACCATATCAAGCTTGGTTCTTACGGATACTAAGTTTGGGGAATTGTTTCCATGGGCACTGACTTATCTTCTTTCAACATCTCCAAAGGATTTTTATTACCCTATATCATATTCTATAGCTTCTATAACATTAACTTTTATCATTTCTCTGGCAGCTTGTATAATATATTTTAATAGATTAGATATACAATAG
- a CDS encoding ABC transporter ATP-binding protein: MCIIIRTNNLTKYYGKLRAVDNINLTVRKGEIYGFLGRNGAGKTTTIKMLLGLIKPTSGEIEIFGENLKKSKYSILERVGFAAEFSGFYPNLTGAENLKINTRLLGVQKMNAIEEALNIVGMWDERNKLIKKYSLGMKQRLGIARAIIHNPELIIFDEPTNGLDPIGIKDTRRLIKSLAEKRDITIFISSHILSEVQRLANRIGIIHNGRVLEEISFDELRKKNRRYIEIQVSNDSKACMLLERELKLSDYEVHEENTIRIYSHYEMTSIINKMFVANDINVLKLGLSEDNLEDYFIKLTGGDKID, translated from the coding sequence ATGTGCATTATTATAAGAACAAATAACTTAACTAAATACTATGGGAAGCTAAGAGCCGTTGACAATATAAATCTTACCGTAAGGAAAGGTGAAATATATGGTTTTTTAGGTAGAAACGGAGCGGGTAAAACCACTACTATAAAAATGCTTTTAGGACTTATAAAACCTACTTCAGGGGAGATTGAAATTTTCGGTGAAAATCTTAAAAAATCGAAATATAGCATTCTAGAAAGGGTAGGCTTTGCAGCGGAATTCTCAGGCTTCTATCCAAATCTCACGGGGGCAGAAAATTTAAAAATAAATACTAGACTTTTAGGTGTACAGAAGATGAATGCAATAGAAGAGGCTTTAAATATAGTTGGAATGTGGGATGAAAGAAATAAGTTAATAAAAAAATACTCTCTTGGAATGAAGCAGCGTTTGGGAATTGCGAGGGCTATCATTCATAATCCTGAGCTTATTATATTTGATGAACCAACAAATGGTTTAGATCCAATAGGTATAAAGGATACACGTAGACTGATAAAATCCTTGGCAGAGAAAAGAGACATCACCATATTTATATCTAGCCATATATTGAGTGAAGTACAACGATTGGCGAATAGAATAGGAATAATTCATAATGGAAGAGTGCTAGAAGAGATATCCTTTGATGAATTGAGAAAGAAAAATAGAAGATATATAGAGATTCAAGTTTCTAATGATTCAAAGGCTTGTATGCTGCTAGAGAGAGAATTGAAATTATCTGATTATGAAGTCCACGAAGAGAATACCATAAGGATATATTCCCATTATGAAATGACTAGTATAATTAATAAAATGTTTGTTGCAAATGATATTAATGTACTGAAGTTAGGGTTAAGTGAAGATAATCTTGAGGATTATTTCATTAAGCTGACTGGTGGTGACAAAATTGATTAG